In Syngnathus typhle isolate RoL2023-S1 ecotype Sweden linkage group LG14, RoL_Styp_1.0, whole genome shotgun sequence, one genomic interval encodes:
- the psmg4 gene encoding proteasome assembly chaperone 4: MPDPISVHNFSERFMEQTIHFHVMKLSGAFFLWVGSSPLLSNLAVSMSSRYDSMPLSTLVMGDPSDTAPNSLAQRLAKKTQKQVFVSYSLPTTNSSLSLLVENRIKKELELHPGKF; the protein is encoded by the exons ATGCCGGATCCTATTTCAGTTCACAACTTTTCGGAAAGATTTATGGAGCAGACGATTCACTTTCACGTCATGAAACTCAGTGGTGCTTTTTTCCTCTGGGTTGGTTCGAGTCCACTTCTTTCCAACTTGGCGGTTTCAATGAGCAGCAGATAC GACTCCATGCCATTATCTACGTTAGTGATGGGGGACCCTTCAGATACAGCTCCAAATTCTTTGGCACAGAGATTAG CAAAGAAGACCCAAAAGCAAGTTTTTGTTAGTTACAGTCTTCCTACGACCAACTCCAGTCTCTCTCTGCTAGTGGAAAACCGAATCAAAAAGGAGCTTGAGCTTCATCCGGggaaattttga
- the LOC133166969 gene encoding serine/threonine-protein kinase MAK-like isoform X1, protein MNRYTMLKQLGDGTYGSVLLGKSNGTGELVAIKRMKRKFYSWEECMNLRELKSLKKLNHPNVIKLKEVIRENDHLFFVFEYMKENLYQLMNERNYAMFSENEIRNIMFQVLSGLAFMHKHGYFHRDMKPENLLCIGPELVKIADFGLAREIRSQPPYTDYVSTRWYRAPEILLKFTSYSSPIDIWAVGCIMAELYTLRPLFPGNSEVDEIFKICQVLGTLKKADWPEGHVLASSMNFRFPKCVPTCLSSLIPNASDEAITLIKDMLQWDPKKRPNAAQALRYPYFYVGQSLGGPPKFSKQRKLQSKDVKRAVEGQVLCKTNKTAQEPKKSQTEPQICSQVLHQPLQAVQPSQQTCSQVLHQPLQAIQPSQQADTQQEADPSLLPSKEQLEPLNLVKNRPPVPPTKTVSIGPGNSVSRARAGRRRWGQTSIKSVDSWETTEDADVGVSISKKPTINSLGEEALDVSSACFPLPKTSTATKAECGNELDKGDSAILSPKQHYLRQSRYLPGIDPKRRSSAGNQGAVRSLWNILGLAQKQDLELPLINDSFMSKTNLSPLEKSETKDAKQMSPLAQIGVPSASDLSTPADLRIDSKVKLSKTTIFANKDNQMEHDDFRAPQIPCPCPSGSFSTMNNLARNTHIPPVHGRVDWTAKYGGNR, encoded by the exons ATGAACCGCTACACAATGCTCAAACAGCTGGGGGATGGCACCTATGGAAGTGTACTCCTAGGCAAGAGCAACGGGACTGGCGAGCTGGTTGCCATCAAAAG GATGAAGAGGAAATTTTATTCTTGGGAAGAGTGCATGAATCTAAGAGAGCTGAAG TCGCTGAAGAAACTGAACCATCCGAACGTAATCAAACTGAAAGAGGTCATAAgagaaaatgaccacctcttcTTTGTCTTTGAGTATATGAAAGAAAACCTCTACCAGCTCATGAATGAGAG GAACTATGCAATGTTCTCCGAAAATGAGATCAGGAACATCATGTTTCAAGTGTTGTCTGGATTAGCCTTTATGCATAAACATG GGTATTTCCACCGTGACATGAAACCGGAGAACTTGCTCTGCATTGGTCCTGAATTGGTCAAGATAGCAGATTTTGGCCTTGCCAGAGAAATTCGCTCGCAGCCACCATACACAGACTACGTGTCCACCAGATG GTACAGAGCTCCGGAAATTCTGCTCAAGTTCACCTCCTACAGCTCCCCCATCGACATCTGGGCAGTGGGGTGCATCATGGCCGAGCTGTACACGCTCCGCCCCTTGTTTCCTGGCAACAGTGAGGTGGACGAGATCTTCAAGATCTGTCAAGTGCTGGGAACTTTGAAGAAG GCAGATTGGCCCGAGGGCCACGTTTTAGCCAGCTCGATGAACTTCCGCTTCCCGAAATGCGTCCCGACATGCCTCAGCTCGCTGATTCCCAATGCCAGCGATGAAGCCATCACACTCATAAAGGACATGCTGCAGTGGGATCCCAAGAAAAGGCCAAATGCTGCTCAG GCACTGCGGTATCCCTACTTTTACGTGGGTCAGTCACTTGGTGGTCCTCCCAAGTTTTCCAAGCAGCGCAAGTTGCAGTCAAAGGATGTCAAAAGAGCCGTGGAAGGGCAAGTTTTGTGTAAGACAAACAAGACGGCTCAGGAGCCCAAAAAGAGTCAAACGGAGCCGCAGATCTGCAGCCAAGTTCTCCATCAGCCTCTTCAAGCCGTCCAACCGAGCCAGCAGACCTGCAGTCAAGTTCTCCATCAGCCTCTTCAAGCCATCCAACCGAGCCAGCAGGCCGACACGCAGCAGGAAGCTGATCCCAGCTTGCTTCCATCCAAGGAGCAACTGGAGCCACTCAACCTGGTTAAAAACAGGCCGCCGGTCCCG CCCACAAAAACAGTGAGCATCGGGCCAGGAAACAGTGTCAGCAGGGCGAGGGCCGGACGAAGACGGTGGGGTCAAACGTCCATCAAATCGGTGGACAGCTGGGAGACAACCGAAGACGCCGATGTCGGCGTTTCCATCTCCAAAAAACCCACCATCAACTCTTTGGGGGAGGAAGCCCTCGACGTGTCCAGTGCTTG CTTTCCACTCCCCAAGACATCGACGGCGACAAAAGCAGAATGCGGCAACGAACTGGACAAAGGTGACTCGGCAATCTTGTCTCCCAAGCAGCACTACCTGCGGCAGTCCAGATACCTCCCAG GCATCGATCCAAAACGAAGATCTTCAGCGGGCAATCAGGGAGCCGTCAGAAGCTTGTGGAACATCTTGGGCTTAGCGCAAAAACAGGATTTGGAGCTCCCCCTTATTAATG ACTCCTTCATGTCAAAGACAAATCTTTCACCTCTCGAGAAGTCCGAAACTAAAGACGCTAAGCAGATGAGTCCTCTGGCGCAGATCGGCGTTCCCTCTGCCA GTGATCTGTCAACCCCTGCTGATCTCAGGATTGACTCCAAAGTCAAACTGTCCAAGACTACAATTTTCGCCAATAAAG ATAACCAGATGGAGCACGATGACTTCAGAGCACCGCAAATCCCGTGTCCTTGTCCAAGTGGCAGCTTCTCCACAATGAACAACTTGGccagaaacacacacattccGCCAGTGCACGGGCGGGTGGACTGGACCGCCAAATATGGAGGCAATCGCTAG
- the LOC133166969 gene encoding serine/threonine-protein kinase MAK-like isoform X2, translating into MRGYFHRDMKPENLLCIGPELVKIADFGLAREIRSQPPYTDYVSTRWYRAPEILLKFTSYSSPIDIWAVGCIMAELYTLRPLFPGNSEVDEIFKICQVLGTLKKADWPEGHVLASSMNFRFPKCVPTCLSSLIPNASDEAITLIKDMLQWDPKKRPNAAQALRYPYFYVGQSLGGPPKFSKQRKLQSKDVKRAVEGQVLCKTNKTAQEPKKSQTEPQICSQVLHQPLQAVQPSQQTCSQVLHQPLQAIQPSQQADTQQEADPSLLPSKEQLEPLNLVKNRPPVPPTKTVSIGPGNSVSRARAGRRRWGQTSIKSVDSWETTEDADVGVSISKKPTINSLGEEALDVSSACFPLPKTSTATKAECGNELDKGDSAILSPKQHYLRQSRYLPGIDPKRRSSAGNQGAVRSLWNILGLAQKQDLELPLINDSFMSKTNLSPLEKSETKDAKQMSPLAQIGVPSASDLSTPADLRIDSKVKLSKTTIFANKDNQMEHDDFRAPQIPCPCPSGSFSTMNNLARNTHIPPVHGRVDWTAKYGGNR; encoded by the exons ATGAGAG GGTATTTCCACCGTGACATGAAACCGGAGAACTTGCTCTGCATTGGTCCTGAATTGGTCAAGATAGCAGATTTTGGCCTTGCCAGAGAAATTCGCTCGCAGCCACCATACACAGACTACGTGTCCACCAGATG GTACAGAGCTCCGGAAATTCTGCTCAAGTTCACCTCCTACAGCTCCCCCATCGACATCTGGGCAGTGGGGTGCATCATGGCCGAGCTGTACACGCTCCGCCCCTTGTTTCCTGGCAACAGTGAGGTGGACGAGATCTTCAAGATCTGTCAAGTGCTGGGAACTTTGAAGAAG GCAGATTGGCCCGAGGGCCACGTTTTAGCCAGCTCGATGAACTTCCGCTTCCCGAAATGCGTCCCGACATGCCTCAGCTCGCTGATTCCCAATGCCAGCGATGAAGCCATCACACTCATAAAGGACATGCTGCAGTGGGATCCCAAGAAAAGGCCAAATGCTGCTCAG GCACTGCGGTATCCCTACTTTTACGTGGGTCAGTCACTTGGTGGTCCTCCCAAGTTTTCCAAGCAGCGCAAGTTGCAGTCAAAGGATGTCAAAAGAGCCGTGGAAGGGCAAGTTTTGTGTAAGACAAACAAGACGGCTCAGGAGCCCAAAAAGAGTCAAACGGAGCCGCAGATCTGCAGCCAAGTTCTCCATCAGCCTCTTCAAGCCGTCCAACCGAGCCAGCAGACCTGCAGTCAAGTTCTCCATCAGCCTCTTCAAGCCATCCAACCGAGCCAGCAGGCCGACACGCAGCAGGAAGCTGATCCCAGCTTGCTTCCATCCAAGGAGCAACTGGAGCCACTCAACCTGGTTAAAAACAGGCCGCCGGTCCCG CCCACAAAAACAGTGAGCATCGGGCCAGGAAACAGTGTCAGCAGGGCGAGGGCCGGACGAAGACGGTGGGGTCAAACGTCCATCAAATCGGTGGACAGCTGGGAGACAACCGAAGACGCCGATGTCGGCGTTTCCATCTCCAAAAAACCCACCATCAACTCTTTGGGGGAGGAAGCCCTCGACGTGTCCAGTGCTTG CTTTCCACTCCCCAAGACATCGACGGCGACAAAAGCAGAATGCGGCAACGAACTGGACAAAGGTGACTCGGCAATCTTGTCTCCCAAGCAGCACTACCTGCGGCAGTCCAGATACCTCCCAG GCATCGATCCAAAACGAAGATCTTCAGCGGGCAATCAGGGAGCCGTCAGAAGCTTGTGGAACATCTTGGGCTTAGCGCAAAAACAGGATTTGGAGCTCCCCCTTATTAATG ACTCCTTCATGTCAAAGACAAATCTTTCACCTCTCGAGAAGTCCGAAACTAAAGACGCTAAGCAGATGAGTCCTCTGGCGCAGATCGGCGTTCCCTCTGCCA GTGATCTGTCAACCCCTGCTGATCTCAGGATTGACTCCAAAGTCAAACTGTCCAAGACTACAATTTTCGCCAATAAAG ATAACCAGATGGAGCACGATGACTTCAGAGCACCGCAAATCCCGTGTCCTTGTCCAAGTGGCAGCTTCTCCACAATGAACAACTTGGccagaaacacacacattccGCCAGTGCACGGGCGGGTGGACTGGACCGCCAAATATGGAGGCAATCGCTAG
- the bphl gene encoding valacyclovir hydrolase isoform X1 — translation MTSVLRGGRLVSLRSATVTMQSNCSSLTCGRQNVNGVDLYYEKAGTGKHAMLLLPGALGSTKTDFQPQLKSLNQDLFTVVGWDPRGYGQSRPPDRDFPLDFFERDARDAVDLMRTLGFVKFSLVGWSDGGITALIAAARNPDFINKMVVWGSNAFVSQQDLDIYNSVRDVSKWSARMRAPMEEVYGAQVFAQTWQAWVDGVAQFAHRAKGNICIELLPLIRCPTLIIHGEKDPMVPRSHPDFLLKGIPGSRLHRMPEGKHNLHLRFPEEFNKLVEDFLQEGHKSLN, via the exons ATGACATCGGTTTTACGTGGAGGACGTCTGGTCAGCCTGAGGAGCGCGACGGTCACGATGCAGTCGAACTG CTCCTCACTGACATGTGGCAGGCAAAATGTGAACGGGGTTGATCTTTACTATGAGAAGGCAGGCACAGGGAAACACGCCATGCTGTTGCTTCCTGGTGCTTTAG GAAGCACAAAGACAGATTTTCAACCTCAGCTGAAGTCTTTGAATCAGGATCTTTTTACAGTCGTGGGCTGGGATCCGCGTGGTTATGGACAGTCGCGACCTCCAGACAGAGATTTTCCGCTGGACTTCTTTGAAAGGGACGCCAGGGATGCGGTGGATCTCATGAGG ACGTTGGGCTTTGTCAAGTTCTCTCTGGTGGGATGGAGTGACGGGGGCATCACGGCCCTGATCGCTGCTGCCAGGAATCCCGACTTCATCAACAAGATGGTGGTATGGGGGTCCAATGCGTTTGTATCGCAACAAGACCTCGACATTTACAACT CGGTCCGTGATGTGTCCAAATGGAGCGCAAGGATGAGGGCGCCCATGGAGGAGGTGTACGGAGCACAAGTCTTTGCTCAAACATGGCAAGCCTGGGTGGATGGCGTGGCGCAATTTGCACACAGAGCCAAAG GAAACATCTGCATCGAGCTCTTGCCTCTGATCAGATGTCCGACTCTGATTATCCATGGCGAAAAAGATCCGATGGTGCCCCGCAGTCACCCTGACTTCCTCCTCAAAGGCATTCCGGGATCACG ATTACATCGGATGCCAGAGGGAAAGCACAACCTCCATCTGAGGTTTCCTGAAGAATTCAACAAACTGGTGGAAGATTTTCTGCAAGAGGGACACAAATCATTAAACTAA
- the bphl gene encoding valacyclovir hydrolase isoform X2: MTSVLRGGRLVSLRSATVTMQSNCSSLTCGRQNVNGVDLYYEKAGTGKHAMLLLPGALGSTKTDFQPQLKSLNQDLFTVVGWDPRGYGQSRPPDRDFPLDFFERDARDAVDLMRTLGFVKFSLVGWSDGGITALIAAARNPDFINKMVVWGSNAFVSQQDLDIYNSVRDVSKWSARMRAPMEEVYGAQVFAQTWQAWVDGVAQFAHRAKGNICIELLPLIRCPTLIIHGEKDPMVPRSHPDFLLKGIPGSRGCLPFPSVDYIGCQRESTTSI; this comes from the exons ATGACATCGGTTTTACGTGGAGGACGTCTGGTCAGCCTGAGGAGCGCGACGGTCACGATGCAGTCGAACTG CTCCTCACTGACATGTGGCAGGCAAAATGTGAACGGGGTTGATCTTTACTATGAGAAGGCAGGCACAGGGAAACACGCCATGCTGTTGCTTCCTGGTGCTTTAG GAAGCACAAAGACAGATTTTCAACCTCAGCTGAAGTCTTTGAATCAGGATCTTTTTACAGTCGTGGGCTGGGATCCGCGTGGTTATGGACAGTCGCGACCTCCAGACAGAGATTTTCCGCTGGACTTCTTTGAAAGGGACGCCAGGGATGCGGTGGATCTCATGAGG ACGTTGGGCTTTGTCAAGTTCTCTCTGGTGGGATGGAGTGACGGGGGCATCACGGCCCTGATCGCTGCTGCCAGGAATCCCGACTTCATCAACAAGATGGTGGTATGGGGGTCCAATGCGTTTGTATCGCAACAAGACCTCGACATTTACAACT CGGTCCGTGATGTGTCCAAATGGAGCGCAAGGATGAGGGCGCCCATGGAGGAGGTGTACGGAGCACAAGTCTTTGCTCAAACATGGCAAGCCTGGGTGGATGGCGTGGCGCAATTTGCACACAGAGCCAAAG GAAACATCTGCATCGAGCTCTTGCCTCTGATCAGATGTCCGACTCTGATTATCCATGGCGAAAAAGATCCGATGGTGCCCCGCAGTCACCCTGACTTCCTCCTCAAAGGCATTCCGGGATCACG CGGTTGTCTTCCCTTTCCAAGCGTAGATTACATCGGATGCCAGAGGGAAAGCACAACCTCCATCTGA
- the bphl gene encoding valacyclovir hydrolase isoform X3 → MTSVLRGGRLVSLRSATVTMQSNCSSLTCGRQNVNGVDLYYEKAGTGKHAMLLLPGALGSTKTDFQPQLKSLNQDLFTVVGWDPRGYGQSRPPDRDFPLDFFERDARDAVDLMRTLGFVKFSLVGWSDGGITALIAAARNPDFINKMVVWGSNAFVSQQDLDIYNSVRDVSKWSARMRAPMEEVYGAQVFAQTWQAWVDGVAQFAHRAKGNICIELLPLIRCPTLIIHGEKDPMVPRSHPDFLLKGIPGSRS, encoded by the exons ATGACATCGGTTTTACGTGGAGGACGTCTGGTCAGCCTGAGGAGCGCGACGGTCACGATGCAGTCGAACTG CTCCTCACTGACATGTGGCAGGCAAAATGTGAACGGGGTTGATCTTTACTATGAGAAGGCAGGCACAGGGAAACACGCCATGCTGTTGCTTCCTGGTGCTTTAG GAAGCACAAAGACAGATTTTCAACCTCAGCTGAAGTCTTTGAATCAGGATCTTTTTACAGTCGTGGGCTGGGATCCGCGTGGTTATGGACAGTCGCGACCTCCAGACAGAGATTTTCCGCTGGACTTCTTTGAAAGGGACGCCAGGGATGCGGTGGATCTCATGAGG ACGTTGGGCTTTGTCAAGTTCTCTCTGGTGGGATGGAGTGACGGGGGCATCACGGCCCTGATCGCTGCTGCCAGGAATCCCGACTTCATCAACAAGATGGTGGTATGGGGGTCCAATGCGTTTGTATCGCAACAAGACCTCGACATTTACAACT CGGTCCGTGATGTGTCCAAATGGAGCGCAAGGATGAGGGCGCCCATGGAGGAGGTGTACGGAGCACAAGTCTTTGCTCAAACATGGCAAGCCTGGGTGGATGGCGTGGCGCAATTTGCACACAGAGCCAAAG GAAACATCTGCATCGAGCTCTTGCCTCTGATCAGATGTCCGACTCTGATTATCCATGGCGAAAAAGATCCGATGGTGCCCCGCAGTCACCCTGACTTCCTCCTCAAAGGCATTCCGGGATCACG ATCGTAG
- the LOC133167052 gene encoding interferon regulatory factor 4-like codes for MNPDADYGLHGSSGNGKLRQWLIEQVDCGKYAGLVWENDEKSIFRIPWKHAGKQDYNRDEDAALFKAWALFKGKYREGVDKPDPPTWKTRLRCALNKSNDFEELVERSQLDISDPYKVYRVIPEGAKKGPREEDGPLSPVGYSVTSAYAALQTQMPTYVPSPECGWRDFSQEQTPLPELPFTQGPCPTRSLPWQGPSVENGYQLRASFYSYGPTDPQPSPFSLDGSIRSAEAFRDTRLHVSVYLRDTLVREVTTFSPEGCHITPASPEEKHYLSSGGRDVVPLPAADTFAAQRRALERPASPHASALEGGLLCWMAPDGLYAQRLCEGRVYWQAGLAPYGDKPKKLERDVTCKLLHTQDYLTEIQTLGLHGRPLATRFQVLLTFGDEGLDSQRAGLTVQVEPLFARQLLYYAQQTSGHLYRGYEHAGLTEHVGLSEDYHRALTQHRSLQQ; via the exons ATGAACCCTGACGCGGATTACGGACTTCACGGAAGCAGCGGCAACGGAAAGTTGCGACAGTGGCTCATTGAGCAGGTGGATTGTGGGAAATATGCAGGCCTGGTGTGGGAGAATGACGAGAAAAGTATCTTCAGGATCCCCTGGAAACACGCCGGCAAGCAGGACTACAACCGCGACGAGGACGCTGCACTGTTCAAA GCCTGGGCGCTGTTCAAGGGCAAATACCGGGAAGGGGTGGATAAGCCCGACCCGCCAACTTGGAAGACTCGCCTCCGCTGTGCCCTCAACAAAAGCAACGACTTTGAGGAGCTGGTGGAGCGCAGCCAGCTGGACATCTCCGACCCCTACAAAGTCTACCGCGTCATCCCTGAGGGCGCCAAGAAAG GGCCCAGAGAGGAGGACGGTCCTCTGAGCCCCGTTGGCTATTCTGTGACTTCAGCCTACGCCGCTCTTCAAACTCAG ATGCCTACGTATGTTCCCTCTCCGGAATGCGGCTGGAGGGACTTCAGTCAGGAGCAGACCCCTCTGCCAGAGCTGCCCTTCACTCAGGGCCCGTGCCCCACTCGCAGCCTGCCGTGGCAAGGCCCATCTGTGGAGAACG GATACCAGCTCAGAGCTTCCTTTTACTCTTACGGTCCCACCGACCCTCAGCCCTCACCTTTTAGTCTGGACGGCAGCATCAGATCAGCAGAGGCATTCCGAG ACACACGGCTGCATGTGTCGGTGTATTTGCGGGACACCCTGGTGAGGGAGGTGACCACCTTCAGCCCGGAAGGCTGCCACATCACGCCAGCCTCCCCGGAGGAAAAACACTACTTGTCCTCAGGAGGCCGCGACGTGGTCCCGCTGCCCGCCGCCGACACCTTCGCAGCTCAGAGGAGAGCGTTGGAGCGGCCGGCGAGTCCCCATGCCTCCGCTTTGGAGGGGGGGCTGCTGTGTTGGATGGCCCCTGACGGACTCTACGCCCAGCGGCTGTGTGAGGGCCGAGTGTACTGGCAGGCGGGACTCGCCCCCTATGGTGACAAGCCCAAAAAGCTGGAGCGGGATGTCACCTGTAAACTTCTCCACACGCAGGACTACCTCACAG AGATCCAGACGTTGGGGCTCCACGGTCGACCGCTGGCCACTCGCTTCCAGGTTCTTCTGACTTTTGGAGATGAAGGTCTTGACTCTCAGAGGGCGGGCCTCACTGTGCAG GTGGAGCCTTTGTTTGCCAGGCAGCTCTTGTACTACGCCCAGCAGACAAGTGGACACCTGTACCGCGGCTACGAGCACGCGGGCCTCACGGAACACGTGGGTCTCTCCGAGGACTATCACAGGGCCCTCACCCAGCATCGCAGCCTGCAGCAGTGA